A portion of the Carassius carassius chromosome 42, fCarCar2.1, whole genome shotgun sequence genome contains these proteins:
- the si:dkey-192l18.9 gene encoding F-box/LRR-repeat protein 7 yields MGANNGKRCGSEGKASSSISSDVSSSTDHTPTKAPKNVATSEDSDLSMRTLSTPSPALILKSNPSCVSPQTVPNGHETSSTSFNVTGETVALVHPPPGTRPRPSKVPPTTLIDILPDSVLLHVLSYLSTPQLCRCARACRRWYNLAWDPRLWSTIRLTGELLSADRALKVLTHRLCQDTPNVCLTLETVVANGCRRLSDRGLRVVAQCCPELRRLEVAGCYNVSNEAVFDVVSQCPNLEHLDISGCPKVTCISLTEEASLQLTPLHGQQIGLRYLDMTDCVSLEDKGLRTIAFHCPCLTHLYLRRCSRLTDEALRQLTLHCTALRELSLSDCPLIGDFGLREVARLEGHLRYLSVAHCMRITDVGLRYVARYCPRLRYLNARGCEGLTDQGLSRLARNCPRLRSIDVGRCPLVSDAGLEVLAHCCEGLRRLSLRGCESLTGRGLVVLAAGCPELQLLNVQECEVPPEALRLVRQHCRRCVIEHTIPAFY; encoded by the exons ATGGGTGCGAACAATGGCAAACGGTGTGGAAGTGAAG GCAAGGCTAGCTCCAGTATCTCCTCCGATGTGAGCTCCAGCACTGATCACACGCCCACCAAAGCTCCCAAGAATGTGGCTACCAGTGAAG ATTCGGATTTGAGCATGAGGACGCTAAGCACTCCCAGTCCTGCCCTCATTCTGAAGTCAAACCCTTCCTGTGTCTCCCCTCAAACAGTCCCAAATGGCCATGAAACGTCTTCCACATCTTTTAACGTCACTGGGGAAACAGTTGCCCTGGTTCACCCGCCTCCAGGCACTCGCCCACGGCCTTCTAAAGTTCCTCCCACCACTCTCATTGATATCCTGCCCGATTCTGTTTTACTACACGTCCTGTCTTACCTGTCCACCCCTCAGCTGTGCCGCTGCGCTCGAGCATGCCGCCGCTGGTATAACCTGGCCTGGGACCCGCGACTCTGGAGTACCATTCGTCTGACCGGAGAGCTGCTGAGCGCTGACCGAGCCCTCAAAGTGCTCACCCATCGGTTGTGCCAGGACACTCCCAACGTCTGTCTGACCCTGGAGACAGTCGTGGCCAATGGCTGCCGGAGGCTGTCTGATCGAGGGCTACGTGTGGTAGCTCAGTGCTGTCCAGAACTGCGGCGTTTGGAGGTTGCAGGCTGCTATAATGTGTCCAACGAAGCAGTGTTTGATGTGGTGTCCCAGTGTCCCAATCTGGAACATCTAGACATATCAG GCTGCCCTAAAGTGACCTGTATCAGCCTGACGGAGGAGGCATCTCTACAGCTCACACCTCTACATGGACAGCAGATCGGCCTGCGATACCTGGACATGACAGACTGTGTATCACTGGAGGACAAAGGCTTGAGGACCATTGCCTTTCATTGTCCATGTCTCACACACCTCTACCTGCGGCGCTGCAGCCGGCTAACAGACGAGGCCCTGCGGCAGCTAACACTGCACTGCACTGCTTTACGTGAGCTTAGCCTTAGCGACTGCCCTCTTATTGGAGACTTTGGCTTACGTGAGGTCGCTCGCCTGGAGGGCCACCTACGCTATCTGAGTGTGGCACACTGTATGCGCATAACAGACGTTGGACTGCGTTATGTAGCACGTTACTGTCCGCGGCTCCGCTACCTGAATGCACGGGGATGCGAGGGGTTGACGGACCAGGGTTTGAGCCGCTTAGCTCGCAACTGCCCCCGATTGCGGTCTATAGATGTTGGCCGCTGCCCATTGGTGTCAGACGCCGGGTTGGAGGTGTTAGCACACTGTTGTGAAGGGCTACGAAGGCTGAGTCTGAGAGGCTGTGAGAGTTTGACAGGGAGAGGGCTCGTGGTGCTAGCAGCGGGATGTCCCGAGCTGCAGTTACTAAACGTACAAGAGTGTGAGGTGCCACCTGAGGCACTTCGACTGGTGCGACAGCACTGCAGACGCTGTGTAATCGAACACACTATACCTGCTTTCTACTGA